One genomic window of Cydia fagiglandana chromosome 20, ilCydFagi1.1, whole genome shotgun sequence includes the following:
- the LOC134674307 gene encoding A-factor type gamma-butyrolactone 1'-reductase (1S-forming)-like — MSFSGKVVLVTGASSGIGAAAAILFTKEGARVAIVGRNETKLSNVARQCAEKGETPLVIKADISNEQKTSTIVQQTVDKFGKLDVLINNAGFSKLGSLLDGKILEAYDDVMKTNVRAAIHLTTLAAPHLIKTKGNVINTSSTGSLHVPQAPAHAAYCISKAALDHFTRCAALELAPSGVRVNSVNPGPVRTDILENSGVQNPDAVWETFKSGTALNRIGEPEEIAELMLFLASDKARSITGSIYVSDNGYLLKN, encoded by the coding sequence ATGAGTTTCTCCGGTAAAGTGGTTCTTGTGACGGGTGCGAGTTCCGGTATCGGTGCAGCTGCCGCCATCTTGTTTACGAAGGAAGGCGCTCGAGTCGCCATCGTCGGTCGAAATGAAACCAAACTCAGCAACGTTGCACGGCAATGCGCGGAAAAAGGAGAAACACCTCTTGTCATCAAAGCAGATATTTCCAACGAACAAAAAACGAGCACTATAGTCCAGCAAACTGTTGATAAGTTTGGAAAATTAGATGTTCTCATCAACAACGCTGGATTTTCCAAACTAGGTTCGCTACTCGACGGAAAGATTCTAGAAGCATACgatgatgtaatgaaaactaaCGTCCGAGCCGCGATCCATCTCACAACCCTAGCAGCTCctcatttaattaaaacaaaaggaAACGTCATCAACACGTCTAGTACTGGGTCTCTTCACGTCCCTCAAGCACCGGCGCATGCAGCATACTGCATTTCTAAAGCAGCTTTGGATCATTTCACGCGCTGCGCTGCCTTAGAACTGGCGCCTTCGGGCGTTAGAGTGAACAGCGTCAATCCAGGACCAGTGAGAACAGATATTCTAGAAAATTCTGGCGTTCAAAACCCCGATGCTGTGTGGGAGACATTCAAAAGCGGTACAGCCCTGAATAGAATAGGAGAGCCTGAAGAAATAGCTGAACTCATGTTATTTTTAGCCAGTGATAAGGCGAGGAGTATTACTGGCTCAATTTATGTGTCTGACAACGGATATTTGCTTAAAAATTAG
- the LOC134674945 gene encoding 3-oxoacyl-[acyl-carrier-protein] reductase FabG-like, whose translation MSFSGKVVLVTGASSGIGAATAILFSKEGASVAIVGRNETKLSNVAQKCALAGAQPLVIRADVANENEAGTIIKKTVDHFGKLDVLVNNAGMVRKASVADPNILKVFDEVMNTNLRSIVQLTSLAAPFLQATKGNIVNVSSVASLKVVGEDFMSYSVSKAGVDHFTRCAALDLAASGVRVNSVNPGPVRTDISENAGLMPPGAGDATWQYAKTLTALNKVGEPEEIADVIAFLASDKARSITGSTYVSDNGQLLK comes from the coding sequence ATGAGTTTCTCCGGTAAAGTGGTTCTCGTGACGGGTGCAAGCTCCGGCATTGGAGCAGCCACCGCCATCTTGTTTTCTAAAGAAGGAGCCAGCGTCGCGATTGTTGGTAGAAATGAAACTAAACTAAGCAACGTTGCGCAGAAATGTGCGCTAGCAGGAGCACAACCTCTCGTCATCAGAGCAGACGTTGCCAATGAAAATGAAGCCGGCACCATTATCAAGAAAACCGTAGATCATTTCGGAAAGCTTGATGTGCTAGTGAATAACGCTGGAATGGTAAGGAAAGCTTCAGTCGCTGATCCAAATATATTGAAAGTATTCGATGAAGTCATGAATACAAATCTGCGCTCCATCGTCCAGCTGACCAGTCTCGCTGCACCGTTTTTACAAGCAACTAAGGGGAATATTGTAAACGTGTCAAGTGTAGCATCACTGAAAGTTGTTGGTGAGGATTTTATGTCGTACAGTGTGTCAAAGGCAGGCGTGGATCACTTCACTCGCTGCGCTGCCCTGGACCTGGCGGCTTCTGGCGTCAGAGTGAACAGCGTCAACCCTGGGCCGGTCAGGACAGACATCTCTGAGAATGCTGGATTGATGCCTCCTGGAGCTGGCGATGCTACGTGGCAATATGCAAAGACGTTAACCGCTTTGAACAAAGTTGGGGAACCGGAGGAAATCGCTGATGTCATCGCGTTCCTGGCCAGCGATAAAGCGAGGAGCATCACAGGTTCCACATACGTTTCTGATAATGGTCAATTGTTGAAGTAA